The genomic interval GTAATCAGTCCTGAAATGGATTTTACCTCATCCGATAGCGCCTGATTGCTCACCAGTTTGGAACGGACTTTCACATAGTTTCCAAATATCTGCTCCCGTTGTTTCAGAATACGTTTCATGGAATCTATCCGTATGATCTGCTGTGGATCATCAATGGTGAGTGTACTGAGCGTGTCAAGCGTAGCTGCAAGTTCCTGGGACTGGATCAGAAACTGTTGCTTTTTGTCCACGCCCGGAATAGAGCCGGCACTTTGAAGATGGTCTATCTGAAGGATATTTTTAAAGACCTTATTTACAAGCCTTAATCTGTCGTTGGGTGTAGAAAGTACATCCAGTTTGATCAGCATATCCTCAAATGCCAGCTTGCTGATTACCCAGGAAGTTCCCAGCGCAAGTGCAGCAATAAAAAAGCCGAGCAAAACTTTGCCTTTAACAGAACTGGTGAACGATGGATTTCGTGTGGATGGCATTATTTCAGGGCGTTGTGATAAATAGTAACGAAATTTAAGAAAGAAATGGGGTATTTCAATAAACGAAAGCCGGAACTGTATATTGAAATATGATATAATCCATTATTATTGAGCAAGATATCTTTATATTTCCGAAATGAAGTTGAATTCGCCCATATTTTTTTTGCCATGATTTACCTGGTAAGTATTTGCTGTATTCTGCGACACTTTTACGAATTTCAGCGATTTATTTTGACCATCTGTAATGCTTTGAATAGCCTTTCCGTTCATCGGAAGAGCCACTACAATATTCATATCGTTTGCTTTTCCTGTCAGTTTATATTTTACATTAACAGAACCGGATTTTTTTGAAATGTAAAGGTTTAAACGGCTGCCATTTGGTAGCAACAGTTTTTCCAGTGCAATATTTCCATCTTCTAATGCATTCAGATTGGGCTTAATGGTGATCGTTTTGGTAAACCGGTTATAATCAACGCCAAAAATATTTTCAATCAGGATCTGGATATATTGTGCTGCGCTCCACGCATAACGTTTTACACCCTGGCCACTTGCATCCGAAGTTTTCAGGAATTCTGTATAATTTGAATTAAACATCCTGACCGTTTTTAAAGCTAATTCAGAAGCCAGGTCATATCTGCCAATGTCTTCCAGTCCTTTTATTACCGCCTCGTTACGCAACGTCCATATATCACCCGACCAGGATGGATTACCATTATAATCACCCACCGTTTCCACATAGATTTTATCCGTTTTGGCAACGCTTGTAATTGCATTCCCTTCCCAGTTGAAATACCTATTATCTGTCAGCATCCGGAGCATTTTCTGGATTTTTTCCGGTGTTGCGGTCTGGTGCCTGAACGGATCGAATGTGTAACATATCAGCTTGTCGTCCCGCTTTTTCTCATGGATCAGATAAGCATAAAAAGCACCGGTATTGTCATCCCACATGTATGTATTAATGCTGTGTTTAAGCTCTTTTTCCAGTTCATTAAATTTTTTGAAATCTTCATTTAAATCAAGTTGACCAGCAAGCAAAGCCAGATCGTGACAGCCTGCAACTACTTCCACATTCAGATCCACTTGCGAGACGGCTTTCAGCCGGTTTTCAAAAGGTGGGAAAGATTCTTCAAAAACGCCTGTGATCAGTCCTGTTTCTTTATCGCGCCTCGCGTCCGACAGCCACCAGTTCAGATAAAGTTTTAAACTGTTATAGGTTGCAGTTATAAGTTCCTTATCATCCGTATGTTTAAGCACATTATAGGCGCTCTGGAAAAATTTTGGTAAAGAACTGCACGTTGGAAAGTTTGGTACTTTATCATATCCATATAATGGAATGCGCCCGTCCGGCTTCTGCACACCAATAAATCCCCTTACCATATTTTCAGAAAATTTCTGGTTCGACCATTTGGTAGCATTCATACTGATAGAACCATCGAGCTGCCACCAGCATTGCCCGTAATGCCCGCCGGGAGCAATAAACGGATACTTAAATCCAAAACCCGGATCCATCACCAGACATTCATCCAAAACATCAAACGCATCCTTAAAATCCACCTGCGTTATTCCCGGAAAAGAAAGGATTGGAATAACGTCATTGCCATTAATGTTTTCTCTTTTAGGGATGGAATCGGTTGGTGGATTTGGACAGTAAACGCCGGAAGCTTTAACCGGATTGGATTCTTTAATATAAACTGCTTTACTGGCAGCACTATTAAAAAGAAGGCAGGAGAGGAGGAGAGTTAGTAATTTATTCATTTGCAGCTTTTTATTACTGCTTTTATTAAGGCTGGGAGTGGGGAAAACTACCGGGGGAAGGCAAACTTTACATCTACAAAAGACAGATTTTTCAAATACTGGGCAATCGTTTCTTCGTAAATGCTGCATCATAATCCGCCTGTACTCTCATCTAAATATTGGCATCAATATCTAATGCATTTTCAAATTTAATTGCAATTGCTACCAATATATTACGGCACCATTTAATTATGTCTGTAATAGGAGCAGGATACATTTTTATAACAAGCGCAAAAGCTGGTTTTTGATGTTTCTTGCTTCAAGGTCAGTTTTGAGGATTTCTCCGGTATGAAATGATAGTTCAGGACAATAAATATGGTTTCTCATTTTATTGAAAACGCCTTGGTTTAAATATTTTGATAGTTCCATTCAGTAAAGCTTCTTCATAAACAATCTAGCTAATTATTTGGTTATTTTTTTCTTAATATTATATATGAATTTAAATCGTGTTAGCTAAGAATAAGGTCATTAAGTAGTTTTGTTATTAATTCATTGTCAACTATTTTGGTTGGAAAATAATATTCTAATTCTCCACCTACTGATCCTAAGACTAATGGAGTTGGATTGCCCGGTTTTCCTGTGTAAACAATTGTACAGACAGGATTATTGTCTACTGGATGCCCTGAATGAATCGTATCAATTGGGATTTGATAAAGTTGTCGGGTACAGTGACTTTCCTTATAATTTAAGGATAGATTTATTTCTTTTAAACTTCTTTTTAAAATACGATCTTCATTTTGATTATAAGCCCCTTCATAAATTGCATATCTAATGCCATTTTCATCATCAATTTTGAAAACATTATTAATAATACATCCTTTATATAAGAAACTATTCACAACATAATAATGATTGTGAATATCCATTAATGCTTTATGTTCATAGTATTTTTTATCCCAGATATGAATTCTAATAGTCTCCATATTTTCAAATTCATATAATTTTGAATAAATAAAACCTAATGGATGATAGTATGCTTTTTCATTTAAATAAGAAGTTAATAAAAGAAAACTTAAAAGTTCGGCAGATTCATTTTCCAAAGAAAAAATGTCTTTATTTATAAAAGATTGCCTAAGTTTATCAAATTTAAAATTATGCATATGGTTTTTCCGTTGATCTTAGTATTTCTGTTATTTTTTCGTAATCATTTACGGTTAGTCCACTGTCTAAATTTAGCTGATTAATAATGTCATGAACATTTTCCGTCGTAAGTGTTTGAAGTTGATATGGGAAATTAATTGATGTGTTAATTGGCTTATACTCTTTAAAGGTTTGCAAAATTTCTTCTTTGTATGTCCTATATAAAAAAGATCCTTCTCTACAAATCAATGCGGGTTCTTTGGGGTCTTCCTTTGTAATTATTGCAGTTTTAGAACTAAGATCAATTCGAAGAGTCGAAAAATTATTTTTTAAACAAATTGATAAATCCAATAAAGGATAATTGCATTTGTAAATTATTGCAGATACTACTGTTGCCGTACATTCATGTCGGACATATTCTTTGTTCCAAATAGAATTGTTTTTAGAAGCGGAATTAAGACCTCTTCGAAAGTTTGCATATTTTATGCAAATACTTTCATCCGTAGGATCTATAATTTGAATCTTAATGCTTTTATGTTCATTTGTTCTCTGAGCAATTTTAGCAATTTCTGGAATCGTTGAAGTTCTTGTATAGCGACCTAATCCGCCTGTGAAATACCATATTTCTGTTTGATTCCTCTCTTTCTCAAATAATTCATTAATTTTAAAAGATTCAATTATTTCAAACTTCTTTTCTTCATCTGGTAGCTCGATATGAAATAGAAAAAGGCCAATACATACAGTAACTGTTAGTGAAACAAAAGCGCTATCAAATATTCTAGAAACAATTGTTAACCATTTTGGATCTCTTGGAATAATTCCTGAATCAGGAACTATTGGTTCAAAATTTGGCAGTACAAAAAACCTAATTATGAGAATTACAAGAAGTATTAATCCAATAGATATTAGGAAGATACTTCTTGAACTTTTATGTTTTAGTAATGTTTTCATAATTATTTTTCAACCGTTGTTTTAAGCTATGTGATAGTTAAAAATTAAGGGGGATCAACGTGAATTTTGTTTAAAACTGAATTGAAATACTAAGATTGAACCTGTATTCTTTAACTTCTACAATTCAAAATTATGTTGTATATATTTTGTGACCATTCTAAGATAAAATACTATTATTAAGAAATTATTTTTACGATGTATGTAATGTTTGTAAGGCCGCTCATTTAACTTGTTGGATCAATTTGTTTCTATATATTCATTTAGTTTTCAAACATAACTGAATCGTTAGATTCAAATACTAATGAAATTTAACTTACAGATATTATTTTATTCTTTGTAAGAACCAAATTCAGGTGATGGCTTCAGGAGTATTGTTATTTTAATGGAAATTTGCCTGATTTTTGATAATAAAACCCATTCGACAAATCGTTATAATAATTCTTCATGATTTAAATTTAATGTTTTGAATATCCATAGGCAACGCCAGTAAAGCTTGCTTTTGTACCTCCACTCATTCCATAAGATCCATTTTTAGAAGTTTGAGTAAGGATTAATACCAAATGGGCTCCTTTCTCTGCTGCTTCTTGCTTTAATTTTTTAAGAGCTTTGGTTTGCATTTTTCCAGCATTTGTCATACTCCAACCACTATTAGCTTTAGCATGTATTTCTCCTAATTTTAACAATCCTGCGACTTCGGATTCGTTATTTGTTATTTGAACTTTACTCCAGTCATTTTCACTATTAATAATAACTTTCTCACTTATTATTTGCTCCCTTCCAGATGCAAACAAAATCTTATAAACTGTATTTTTTGAAATTGAATTTATTGCATCTTCGTTTAAATATTTGTATTTGACACTAGTTTCTTGTGTCTCAATAACCTTACAATTAATTGTATCTTGATTATGAGTAATTATTTTGTCTTGTGAATAACTTTCTATTCCAATAAATACCAAAGCTATTGCGATAATTAGTTTTTTCATTTTTTATATATATAATTAGTTGTTTACTTAGGTAGATTTTTATTGGTTTAAAATGTTAAGAAACAGAGCTATATTATTGGTAATTACGAACAATCGCTTTCTTGTAAATTTAAACTACTTATTAGATAACATACCAATTGTCCAGAAAATATCTGTTAACTTTTTTAATGTAGCAAAAAGAGTATGGAAAATGGTTTTGTATTAGTTGTATGAAACGTGTATTCTTCTATTAGCCACTACATTGCAGAAAAGTTCGATGACTAATTAATAGACTTTTTAGAAAATTGCAGACAATATCTATGGCATTGTTAGGTTTAACAAAATCAAACATATAAAAGAGGGTTATTTTCTCGCCAAAGTACAAATTATTTCTTTCAAAATTCGATATATTAGATTTTTATTAATCGAATCATAACAAATGTATAATAAAGCAGGAAACCGGTTAACGGCTCCTAAAAGCCATCAACCGGTTTCCTGATATTCAAGAAGAACCTATATTACTTCCCCAAACTATTAATCCAAGCCGCAATCTTCACAGCGTCAGCCTTGGGCACCTGTGGCATTGGAGCCATGGGTGTTGCGAAATCAGGCCAGTTTTCTGGTTTTGGAGCGTATATCAGTTCAACTATCTTTTCATTGGTATACTTGCGTTTGGCAACATCCAGATAGGACGGGCCAACTACTTTTTTGTCGGCTGCATGGCAGGCCAGACAGGTGTTTTTTGCCAGCAATGGTTTCACTTCTTCCCATGTTGGTGCCTTTCCTGCTGCGGCAGTTGTTTTGCCTTTGCCATCGGGTGAAACGTGTTCTTTTACGGTTGTTTCAACCGCTGCTTTGGCGACTCCCGACTTGGTGGTTTTCAACTCTGATACTTTTAATTTTTCTCCATCCGGAATATTATTCAGCGTATAATAAGCATCGGCATGTACCAGTGACCATGAGTTGGTGGCAGAACGAACACCTTCCAGCTGTATTTTGTGTACATAATACTGGCGCAATCCGTCAACAACTACTCTTACTTTTTTACCGTCTTCCGATAATTTTACGCCTTTAATCGTCAAGTCCTCAGAATTAACCGGAGGACTTCCGTAAACGGGATAGTGTTTGTAGATATAGCTGCTCACTTTATAAGAATCCAGGTCTTCGGCAGATTTACGGTCAACCGGCATCGTGAATTCGATCTCGAAACCATCTGGCATTGCTTTAACGGTATACATTTCGAACGGCATTTTACCATTCCAAACCAAACGCTGCAATCCCTGGTTGGCATCTCCGGCCGATCCCCAGCCGCGATTAGTTTCTCCTACAAACATAGAACCGTCTTTATCAAAAGCCATACGCAACACACCCGACTGGAAACCGCTACGGAAACCAATAGAAGCGCCCTGGTATTCACCTTTAACTTTTTCCAGAACAACACGCATGATATTACTTTGTCCCTGGTCACCCACAAAGACCTGTCCGGTAAACGGGCCAAAATCTCCTTTTGTATTATCAAGGATCAGTTCAGAAGTGGATACTCCGTGCACGCCATAAGGAAGCCAGACAGCCGGCAATCTTACCATGTCATACTTTTCTTTCAGCTGATATAGGAATTGCGGGTCTTCATTCCGTGTGTTTTCAGGTTTAATAGCACGGTCATTTGCATCTCTTTCCTTGCGGTTGTCACGTTCTGCGAAAAATTGTTTTTCAGTTAGTTTAACGGGTGAGTTTGGTAATCCAGCCCATCTCAAACCTGCCGGATGGCCCATGAAATCACCTTTTTTAACCTGGAAAATTCCACCGGTTCCCATCCAGTCGCCCTGGTTGTCGGTATAAAAAAGCTCACCGTTCAGCATACTGATACCTGCCGGAGAGCGTACACCTGTTGCGTAAGGCTCAAACTTGCCATCGTTGGTAATATGAAAAATCCAGCCACGGCCGGGAACACGGCTTTCGCCTCTCCACCATTCTTCGTCTCCGAAAGCTACGTTACCACTCAAAAAGAAACTGCCGTCCGGTGCCAGTTTAGGCCCGAATGAATACTCATGATAATGTCCTGATAATGGCCATGCGTACACGGTTTCGTAAACATCCGCTTTTCCATCACCGTTTTTATCGATCAGTTTGGTCAGCTCACCGCGTTGTGCACAATACAAGGCGCCGTCTTTGTAAGCAAGGCCCAGAATTTCGTGTAATCCGGTCGCAAATTTTTTGAAATAAGGCGTCCGGCTCGTCGGATTTTCTACAACCCAAACTTCGCCACGACGTGTAGAAATAGCAAGGGAACCGTTTGGCAGAGTAGTAAGCCCACCTACTTCCAGGATTATTCCTTCCGGAATGGAAGGCGTTACGATTTTATAAAAATCTTCTTCTTTCGGTGATTCCTGTGCTTTGAGCACAGTCAGTGAAGTGAGGAAGATGAATGCTAAATGAGCAAGTTTTTTCATTGTTTTAAAGGCTATCGGCTGTTGGCAATCGGCTGTCAAACAGATGGCTGTTGGCCGGCGTTAAAATTATAACTGGATATATCAGAACAGGATTGCGTATTTCACCTCACCGTTACTCACCGGAATCAGTAATTCCTGTTGCCCGTTTGCGCTTCTGATCTCCGGTTTAACATTTTTATCTGCGAGCTGGATATAATACGATTTGCCGTTAATGGCATAAAGTCCGTCAGAAACTTTTTCGATCGAAGAACCGTCAGCTACTCTTGCTACCAGATCCTTTACCGGATTGATCACTTTGATAATACGCTCGAAATACTGGTTGTTTACCACAGAAATGTAATCCGTTACAGGCGAACCAAATGCCAGATACTGGAAAGTGGGCACATCTGAATCGTCCAGTACATAACCTTTCGGGCGGTAACCGCTGCCGGTCGTATCCGTTACCCATTTGGATTGTCCGCTGCTTTTACCCAGAAGCATATCATCTCCCAAAACTGTTACACTTCCGCGTGGTCGTGAAGAACCGTCGCCGCGATCGTGCCACATTGGCGTTGCGTCCAGAAATTCGCCACGCCAAACCTGTAAGATCGTTCCTTTATCCAGATCGTAAGTGTAATGAAGATTAGCCGGGCTCCCTACCGAAACGGCATGAACAACACGTTGTTTTTTGGAAGACTCATCTTTTTTGAAATCCATAAAACTACGCGTAACGGTATTGGTAGCAGCTGCGATCAGGATTGGGTCAGTTGCATTGCCAGCCATGGCCGAGCTTTTCGTATTATAGGTTACTTCCCTGAAACCAGGGCCGCTTACCAAAAGTCCCAGAGCGGGTTTCAGCCAGCCGTCTCTTTTATTGTTAAAAATTTCGACTGTATGATCACCAGCTTTCAAATTCACTTTTCCTTCGCGATAGTTTTCATTCCATGCCGGAGTAATTACCAGTTTGCCATCAATTTTCAAATAGGAATTTCCGGCTGCCTGCAAGCGGAAATTGTAATCACCAGCAGTTGGAGCATTGTATTTTCCGGTATACACCAGTGAAAAATTGTTGTTCTCTTTCAAAACTTCCCAGGTAAGTGTTTCTGCTTTTCCGGTTTCGGCAGGCGTAAGTTTAGACAGATCATCTGTTTCCATCAAACTGCCATAATAGGTTTTGTAGTTCAGGTCTGATAACGTTCCCGGTTTTTTATCAAAATTATTGATCACAATATTTTTGATCGCCAAAGAACCATGATCACCCTGGAAACGAAGCGGGCCCATCGCCACATCTTCTGCTGTCAGCGATCCGCGGGTCGGTCCGCTTACTTCTACATTTTCATGAATAATAGTACCGTTCAAAACGATTGAAAGAAATACCGCGTTGGATATCTTTTTACCGTTTGAGTCAAAGCGTGGTGCCTGATAAGAGATTTTGATATTTTGCCATAGTCCGGGTGCTTTTGCTACATTGAAACGCGGTGCGTAACCTTCGTAACCTTTTTCGCCTTCTGGTTTTGCGTCGTTCCAGCGTTCGTAAATTCCACCGCAGTCGTTATACTTAGCGGATTTCTTTCCCCAGCTGTCAAATAATTGTACTTCGTAATTGCCCTGAAGATAAATTCCTGAATTAGATCCTTTGGAAAGCATGAAATCCAGCTCAATATCAAGGTCACCATGTTTGAGATTCGAGATGAGCTCATACTCTGCGCCATACTTTCCTTTTTCATGAATACACGCCAGAACTCCTTTTCCTGGTGTGGTCGTTAGTACATTTTCCCTTGAAATATCTGCTGAAGCATTGCCAACTATTTTCCAGTTGCCGGATTTGTTAGTAAATGCACTAAGATCGTTGAGAGGGATGGTTTGCTGTGCAAAGGCTGATTGTGTGATTACGACCAGTCCCAGCACCAAAAAATGTAAAAAATTACTGCTAAATTTAAACATACACGATGTAAGTTTGGGTTTTGGGTTAAAAGCGACGCAATTACGGAATAAGAATCTGGAAACCAGAAAGCATTATTAAATTATATTAAAAAATATTTGATTAAGTGGCTGCCTTTGTTATTCTACCGCGTAGTGGCTACCTGTTTGCAGCAACCAGGTTAATCAAATGGTGTAACATGCAGTCGGATCGCGCTGGTAGGTATGCGGCTTATTATATATGTGTAATAGTGTCATGTAATATCTCACTGTATTAGGGTTCACTACTTGGCTTGTTAAAGCAATCTGGCATGTCGATTTCTACAAACAGCCAGGATCTACGGTTCATCCTAATAACAGGTCATTATATGATAAAATATAGCTGATAAATTTGATCCAATTGTTTACATCAAAATTAATTCTCAGTTAAATTTTGAAAGCTTCCTGATTTAATTAGATGAGAATAGCATTTGTTAACGCTTTTTACTTAATGTTGTGTTTTGATTTATTTCAATGAGTAATTAGACTAAACAGTTATTTTCCAAAAATGAAAAAGTTAATCCTAACCGCGTTCAGTTTAGCAACCGCTTTTGTCGCGCATGCCCAGCTACAACCTACTAAACAAACACCTGAATCAAGCGAATTATGGACTCCGGTTCCACGTTTGGTAACACCTGGAAAACCATCTGCGGTGGGTTCCGGCTTTACGGCACCTTCGGATGCGATAGTTTTATTTGATGGTAAAAATCTGGACAGCTGGGTTTCTGGTAATGAAGGAGGTGGGCCTGCTCCATGGACAGTTGCAGACGGCGCGTTAACCTGTGCACCTAAAAAAGGAGATATTGTGACCAAACAAAGTTTCTCGGATTACCAGCTTCATATCGAATGGCGTGCTCCTGCAAAAGTAGACGGAAACGGCCAGGGACGAGGTAACAGCGGTATTTTTATGCAGGGGATTTATGAACTTCAGGTACTTGACAGTTACAACAACCCAACGTATGTGAACGGACAGGCGGGATCAATCTACAAACAAACAATGCCATTGGTAAATCCGGTTGTAGGGCCAGGTGAATGGCAGACTTATGATGTAGTTTATACAGCACCGCATTTTAACAAAGACGGCCAGATGGTTATTCCTCCATATATCACCGTACTTTTAAATGGTGTTCTGGTTCAGAACCATACGGCGATTCAGGGAACAACTCCTTATGTTGGACAGCCTATGATTACGCCTCACGGACCAGGACCAATTAAACTTCAGGATCACAATAATACCACCAGCTTCCGTAATGTCTGGATCCGTGAAATATAATCTTTAATTGCTAATTCAAATCAGGCTGGTTGCCACAGCAATAAAGAGAGCAACCAGCCTGAAAGGCTCAAATACCTCAGCCCGGGGCAACGGCCTGCGGGAATGGATGAGAGGCCGGTTGCAATTTTAACAGTTAAACCTTAATAATTAACCCTTAAACCAAAAGGTACAATATTTGTGAAAGACTTAAATGATGTTGAACATCGTTTAAGTCTTTTTATTTTTATAACAACTTCATACATTACCCAAAGCACGTTTTAAAGTATGCAGGAAATAGAGCCATATTACAATTGGGAAAAACATTATGTAGCAAGTCGTGACAAGCGGTCGCCGTTTTATGGCCGGACGTACAACCTTGATTATTATGAAAATGCGATTTATGGCTACTACATTCATCCGCTTTGGGACGAAATCGGATCTGAAACGCTGTATGTAAAAATCCTTTTTGCTGATTACGATAAGCGTTATGTTATTATTGAAATGTTTGGGGAGTGGAATGATGCGCTTCATAACGACATTATGTTTTTCAAACGCCAGGTGATAGATCCGCTCGTGGAAGAAGGTATTAACCAGTTTATATTAATGGGAGAAAATGTGCTGGATTTCCATGGCGGCAGGGAAGATGATTATTATTCCGAGTGGTTCGACGACGTTGAAGACGGATGGATTGCGGCTGTTAACTTCCGTGAACATGTAGAGCAGGAGTGGAAACGGTTTCGTTTGGATTACTATATTAATTTTGGTGGTACTTTACAAATTGAAAACTGGCGTACATTAATGCCTGACCCGTTTCATGAATTGGTTAAAAAATTGATCATAAGAAGATTAGCCTGACGCAAAAAGGTATACGAATTGTTTGCAACCATGCAAACTCCTTTGTAGCTTTCGAATTCATCCTGTTTATCGATATAACCTAAACATTATTAAAAAATGGCCGAAAACGACAAACCAACACCAAATGATGCGAAAGAATCACTGGATAAAAAAACCGAGGATTTGAAAGTTACTGCATCTGATGCCAAAGACGAAATACTGGAAAAAGCGGAAGGTGTGAAAAGTGATGCGGAAATAATTGCGGAAGCTGAACTGGCTGCTGCAAAAGTTGCCGCTGATGACAAGATTGAGGCAGCTAAGGAAGCAGCACTGGATGTTAAAGCCGGTATATCAGATAAAATTGAAGAAACAGAAATAGCAGCATCTGAAAAAGCAGAAGAAGTAAAAGCTGATTTTGCAGAAGCGAAAGCAGAAACAGAAAGCAAGGTTGATGAATTGAAAGTTGCCGGAGAAGAAAAAGTGGAAGAAGCGAAGGAAACGGCTTCTGAAATTAAAGATCAGGTTACTGAAAAAGCAGAAGAAGTAAAATCGGCAGCAAGTGAAAAAATAGAAGAGGTAAAGGAAAAGTTTGCTGATACGAAAGCAGAGGCTGCAATTAAAGCCGAAGAATATAAGGAAGATGCCAAAGAAATAGTTGCTGACATTGAAACCAAAGCTGCTGATAAAGCGGAAGAGGCCAAAGAAGTATTTTCAGAAGTTAAAGCCGATACCACAGCCAAAGCAGAAGAGGCAAAAGTAGAAGCAGAAGCAAAAGTTGAGGAGTTGAAAACTGGTTTTTCTGCGAAAACGGAACAGCTTCAAAACGAAGTTGAGCTTAATATTGCCGCCGGAAAGGTAAAAGCACAGGAAATCGTTGCAGATC from Dyadobacter sp. NIV53 carries:
- a CDS encoding MGH1-like glycoside hydrolase domain-containing protein, with the protein product MNKLLTLLLSCLLFNSAASKAVYIKESNPVKASGVYCPNPPTDSIPKRENINGNDVIPILSFPGITQVDFKDAFDVLDECLVMDPGFGFKYPFIAPGGHYGQCWWQLDGSISMNATKWSNQKFSENMVRGFIGVQKPDGRIPLYGYDKVPNFPTCSSLPKFFQSAYNVLKHTDDKELITATYNSLKLYLNWWLSDARRDKETGLITGVFEESFPPFENRLKAVSQVDLNVEVVAGCHDLALLAGQLDLNEDFKKFNELEKELKHSINTYMWDDNTGAFYAYLIHEKKRDDKLICYTFDPFRHQTATPEKIQKMLRMLTDNRYFNWEGNAITSVAKTDKIYVETVGDYNGNPSWSGDIWTLRNEAVIKGLEDIGRYDLASELALKTVRMFNSNYTEFLKTSDASGQGVKRYAWSAAQYIQILIENIFGVDYNRFTKTITIKPNLNALEDGNIALEKLLLPNGSRLNLYISKKSGSVNVKYKLTGKANDMNIVVALPMNGKAIQSITDGQNKSLKFVKVSQNTANTYQVNHGKKNMGEFNFISEI
- a CDS encoding c-type cytochrome, with protein sequence MKKLAHLAFIFLTSLTVLKAQESPKEEDFYKIVTPSIPEGIILEVGGLTTLPNGSLAISTRRGEVWVVENPTSRTPYFKKFATGLHEILGLAYKDGALYCAQRGELTKLIDKNGDGKADVYETVYAWPLSGHYHEYSFGPKLAPDGSFFLSGNVAFGDEEWWRGESRVPGRGWIFHITNDGKFEPYATGVRSPAGISMLNGELFYTDNQGDWMGTGGIFQVKKGDFMGHPAGLRWAGLPNSPVKLTEKQFFAERDNRKERDANDRAIKPENTRNEDPQFLYQLKEKYDMVRLPAVWLPYGVHGVSTSELILDNTKGDFGPFTGQVFVGDQGQSNIMRVVLEKVKGEYQGASIGFRSGFQSGVLRMAFDKDGSMFVGETNRGWGSAGDANQGLQRLVWNGKMPFEMYTVKAMPDGFEIEFTMPVDRKSAEDLDSYKVSSYIYKHYPVYGSPPVNSEDLTIKGVKLSEDGKKVRVVVDGLRQYYVHKIQLEGVRSATNSWSLVHADAYYTLNNIPDGEKLKVSELKTTKSGVAKAAVETTVKEHVSPDGKGKTTAAAGKAPTWEEVKPLLAKNTCLACHAADKKVVGPSYLDVAKRKYTNEKIVELIYAPKPENWPDFATPMAPMPQVPKADAVKIAAWINSLGK
- a CDS encoding family 16 glycoside hydrolase; the protein is MFKFSSNFLHFLVLGLVVITQSAFAQQTIPLNDLSAFTNKSGNWKIVGNASADISRENVLTTTPGKGVLACIHEKGKYGAEYELISNLKHGDLDIELDFMLSKGSNSGIYLQGNYEVQLFDSWGKKSAKYNDCGGIYERWNDAKPEGEKGYEGYAPRFNVAKAPGLWQNIKISYQAPRFDSNGKKISNAVFLSIVLNGTIIHENVEVSGPTRGSLTAEDVAMGPLRFQGDHGSLAIKNIVINNFDKKPGTLSDLNYKTYYGSLMETDDLSKLTPAETGKAETLTWEVLKENNNFSLVYTGKYNAPTAGDYNFRLQAAGNSYLKIDGKLVITPAWNENYREGKVNLKAGDHTVEIFNNKRDGWLKPALGLLVSGPGFREVTYNTKSSAMAGNATDPILIAAATNTVTRSFMDFKKDESSKKQRVVHAVSVGSPANLHYTYDLDKGTILQVWRGEFLDATPMWHDRGDGSSRPRGSVTVLGDDMLLGKSSGQSKWVTDTTGSGYRPKGYVLDDSDVPTFQYLAFGSPVTDYISVVNNQYFERIIKVINPVKDLVARVADGSSIEKVSDGLYAINGKSYYIQLADKNVKPEIRSANGQQELLIPVSNGEVKYAILF
- a CDS encoding DUF1080 domain-containing protein — encoded protein: MKKLILTAFSLATAFVAHAQLQPTKQTPESSELWTPVPRLVTPGKPSAVGSGFTAPSDAIVLFDGKNLDSWVSGNEGGGPAPWTVADGALTCAPKKGDIVTKQSFSDYQLHIEWRAPAKVDGNGQGRGNSGIFMQGIYELQVLDSYNNPTYVNGQAGSIYKQTMPLVNPVVGPGEWQTYDVVYTAPHFNKDGQMVIPPYITVLLNGVLVQNHTAIQGTTPYVGQPMITPHGPGPIKLQDHNNTTSFRNVWIREI